Proteins encoded together in one Fimbriimonadia bacterium window:
- a CDS encoding adenylosuccinate synthase, producing the protein MPTLVIVGAQWGDEAKGKIVDLLSSQADLIVRFTGGHNAGHTVLVGERLVKFHLVPAGMLHAGVRGVLTSATAICPKTLVKELETFAGTVTPDRLCISRAAHVVLPYHALLDAAQEASRGTRKLGTTRRGIGPCAMDKAARTGLRMCEFVDDARRGALLSALIEAKNEVLRGAGVDTLDVAQILAEYDSYARILRPYVGEAETLVAEMAAAGKRVLFEGAHGTLLDLNLGTYPYVTSTCTTAGGAAIGTGIGPRQIDHVLGVVKAYTTRVGEGPMPTELVGSEGERLREQGQEYGTTTGRPRRCGYLDLVTLRFAARVNGLDSIAVTRLDVLSGFPELSVCVAYEVDGQRLEHFPTDTAILERCRPIYRTVPGWTEDISGARAEAQLPEAARTYLGIISEATGCPISIISVGPEREQTILRDSSALWISSESTAI; encoded by the coding sequence GTGCCGACACTGGTTATCGTTGGCGCCCAGTGGGGCGACGAGGCGAAAGGCAAAATCGTGGACCTACTCAGCTCCCAGGCGGACCTTATCGTCCGGTTCACTGGCGGGCACAACGCGGGTCACACGGTGCTTGTGGGCGAGAGACTGGTAAAGTTCCACCTGGTGCCTGCGGGAATGCTCCACGCCGGCGTTCGAGGGGTCCTTACCTCGGCTACGGCAATCTGCCCCAAGACGCTCGTGAAGGAGCTCGAGACCTTCGCTGGCACTGTTACGCCCGATCGTCTATGCATCTCCCGCGCGGCACATGTCGTCCTCCCCTATCATGCCCTGCTGGATGCCGCTCAGGAGGCATCTCGCGGAACCAGGAAGCTCGGAACGACCCGCCGTGGCATCGGTCCGTGCGCTATGGACAAGGCGGCACGGACTGGGCTGCGCATGTGCGAGTTCGTGGACGACGCCAGACGCGGGGCGCTCTTGAGCGCTCTCATCGAGGCGAAGAACGAGGTGCTGCGCGGCGCAGGCGTCGATACCCTGGACGTCGCCCAGATCTTGGCCGAGTACGACTCTTACGCACGGATTCTGCGGCCGTACGTAGGCGAGGCGGAGACTTTGGTCGCAGAGATGGCCGCTGCGGGGAAGCGAGTGCTTTTCGAAGGCGCGCACGGCACGTTGCTGGACCTCAACCTAGGCACCTATCCCTACGTGACCTCCACATGTACCACCGCTGGGGGTGCGGCAATCGGCACCGGGATCGGCCCCCGGCAGATCGATCACGTGCTAGGTGTCGTGAAGGCGTACACCACCCGCGTCGGCGAAGGGCCGATGCCGACGGAGCTAGTCGGTTCTGAGGGTGAGCGGCTGCGTGAGCAGGGGCAAGAATACGGAACAACGACGGGCAGGCCGAGGCGGTGCGGTTACTTGGACCTCGTGACGCTACGGTTCGCGGCTCGGGTGAACGGCCTCGACTCGATTGCGGTGACCCGACTCGACGTCTTGTCGGGATTCCCCGAGCTCTCGGTGTGCGTCGCGTATGAGGTAGACGGACAAAGGCTCGAGCATTTCCCAACTGACACGGCTATCCTAGAACGATGTCGTCCAATCTACCGAACGGTCCCGGGTTGGACTGAGGACATCAGCGGAGCGAGAGCGGAGGCTCAGCTTCCCGAGGCTGCCCGCACCTACCTAGGCATCATATCGGAGGCTACCGGGTGCCCAATCTCAATCATCAGCGTTGGACCCGAACGAGAGCAGACTATCCTGCGGGACTCTTCCGCTTTGTGGATTTCGAGTGAATCCACAGCAATCTAA
- a CDS encoding aspartate kinase produces the protein MRIRVLKFGGTSIDEIGHRHQAALKVIRAKEDGYAPVVVVSAPGRAGAPYATDTLVNALREADPAVPPHPRELDMLMACGEILSAVMFSHLLVVLGHPATAFTGGQAGIVTDAVFGNARILEVNPTDLLTVLREGRIAVVCGFQGVSAPPEGAVHGSLTTLGRGGSDTTAAALGAALKAEAVDIYTDVDGVKTADPKFVPDALTLRRLTYEEVAELSHLGAKVLHPRAAEIAMMHRIPLWVRNTFTNDPGSQIVSSDEFPGRRITGLTSSGQSVFLHFTLSDNRDARRIETEVFRLLGDEDIVLMMLGIGPRGFSFAVPRTQYGRVRDLLDGLVIPCDDGRRMYIVQIGSLGSPTAQAQFNLLMKAGCAQDIGFVTAEVTENCTVVSLVAYNYLDQPGVYYDVLSALHEAGVPVWQTADSENSISCLVPETDAKRAVSALHDHFHLSEQAEG, from the coding sequence ATGCGAATTAGGGTCCTAAAGTTCGGGGGCACCAGCATAGACGAGATCGGGCACCGGCACCAAGCCGCGCTGAAGGTGATCCGGGCGAAGGAAGATGGGTATGCGCCCGTGGTGGTGGTGAGTGCGCCGGGACGGGCCGGGGCACCGTACGCCACCGACACGCTTGTGAATGCGCTGCGCGAAGCCGACCCTGCGGTGCCACCCCACCCGCGAGAGCTGGACATGTTGATGGCATGCGGAGAGATACTGTCCGCAGTGATGTTCTCGCACCTGCTCGTGGTCTTGGGGCATCCCGCGACGGCATTTACGGGCGGCCAGGCGGGAATCGTCACCGATGCGGTATTCGGGAACGCCCGCATCCTGGAGGTGAACCCCACCGACCTGCTCACCGTGCTCCGAGAAGGACGGATTGCGGTGGTGTGCGGGTTCCAGGGGGTTTCGGCACCGCCGGAGGGCGCCGTGCACGGCTCGCTCACCACCCTGGGTAGAGGCGGAAGCGACACGACAGCCGCGGCCTTGGGCGCCGCGCTGAAGGCCGAAGCCGTGGACATCTACACGGATGTGGACGGCGTGAAAACGGCGGACCCGAAGTTCGTGCCCGACGCCCTGACGCTTCGGCGGCTCACCTACGAGGAGGTTGCGGAGCTGTCGCACCTGGGCGCGAAGGTGCTTCATCCGCGCGCAGCCGAGATTGCAATGATGCACCGCATCCCACTCTGGGTGCGGAACACCTTCACCAATGATCCGGGCTCGCAGATCGTGTCATCGGACGAGTTCCCGGGGCGGCGAATCACGGGCCTGACTAGCTCCGGGCAGTCGGTGTTCCTGCATTTCACGCTGTCGGACAACCGAGATGCGCGGCGGATCGAGACCGAGGTGTTCCGCCTGCTCGGGGACGAGGACATCGTGCTGATGATGTTAGGTATCGGGCCCCGTGGATTCTCGTTTGCCGTGCCGCGAACGCAGTATGGGCGCGTCCGGGACTTGCTAGATGGGCTGGTGATCCCGTGCGATGATGGTAGGCGCATGTACATCGTGCAGATAGGCAGCCTGGGGAGCCCGACCGCTCAAGCGCAGTTCAACTTGCTGATGAAGGCGGGGTGCGCGCAGGACATCGGCTTCGTTACCGCGGAGGTCACCGAAAACTGTACGGTGGTGTCACTCGTTGCGTACAACTACCTGGACCAGCCGGGAGTGTACTACGACGTGCTATCGGCCCTGCACGAGGCAGGGGTGCCGGTGTGGCAAACGGCGGATAGCGAAAACTCCATCTCGTGCCTGGTTCCGGAGACGGATGCGAAACGCGCCGTCTCCGCCCTCCATGACCATTTCCACCTATCGGAGCAGGCGGAGGGCTAG
- the murB gene encoding UDP-N-acetylmuramate dehydrogenase, whose translation MEPDERIETFRSHLSRPEAVLRCVSLRSRTTLFVGGPAQYLVTTYDGDQLAEAAALAQQLAVPYTVLGSGSNVLVSDRGVPGLVIHACTGRMQVGEVTRADCGVWFQDLFLAAAQAGLSGLEFAVGIPGTVGGALVSNAGAYRANIGDLVTGLEVVEGGQRRQVGPEWLEFSYRDSCLRRGTRQGVLVSVTLRLTPDDPFAIYARASEFQRQRRMKQPPGPSAGSFFKNVYDRALAERMPTLPEEMKQAGVVPAGYLITEAGLKGETIGGAWVSPMHANFLMNRCGASAQDLRKLAELVKRRVHDRFGVLLEEEVLYLGDWGEAEN comes from the coding sequence GTGGAACCCGACGAGCGTATCGAGACCTTCCGATCCCACCTCTCACGGCCGGAGGCGGTGCTCCGGTGCGTCTCGCTCCGCTCGCGCACTACGCTGTTCGTCGGCGGCCCTGCCCAGTACCTCGTGACCACGTACGACGGTGACCAACTTGCCGAAGCGGCAGCCCTAGCACAGCAACTCGCCGTACCCTACACCGTCCTCGGCTCCGGGTCCAACGTGTTGGTCTCCGACCGCGGTGTGCCCGGCTTGGTCATCCACGCATGTACCGGCCGCATGCAGGTCGGCGAGGTGACTCGCGCAGACTGCGGTGTGTGGTTCCAAGACCTGTTTCTTGCTGCCGCCCAGGCCGGTCTCAGCGGACTGGAGTTCGCGGTAGGTATCCCAGGCACAGTGGGCGGGGCGTTAGTGTCGAACGCGGGAGCCTACCGCGCCAACATCGGCGACCTCGTAACCGGTCTCGAAGTGGTCGAGGGGGGGCAACGCAGGCAGGTAGGACCGGAGTGGCTGGAGTTCAGCTACCGCGACTCGTGCCTTCGTAGGGGCACCCGCCAGGGAGTGTTAGTGTCTGTCACACTTCGCCTCACTCCCGATGACCCCTTTGCCATCTATGCGCGCGCAAGCGAGTTCCAGAGGCAGCGCCGCATGAAGCAACCGCCCGGCCCTTCCGCCGGGTCCTTCTTCAAGAACGTATACGATCGTGCCCTCGCCGAGCGCATGCCTACACTCCCCGAAGAGATGAAGCAGGCGGGTGTCGTTCCCGCGGGCTACCTGATCACGGAAGCCGGACTGAAGGGGGAGACTATCGGCGGTGCCTGGGTCTCGCCCATGCACGCGAACTTCCTGATGAACCGCTGCGGCGCATCGGCGCAAGACCTCCGGAAGCTCGCCGAGCTCGTCAAGCGCCGCGTCCACGACCGCTTCGGCGTGCTCCTAGAGGAGGAAGTCCTCTACCTCGGAGACTGGGGCGAAGCAGAGAACTAG